In the Arthrobacter sp. Soc17.1.1.1 genome, GCCAACCGATCAGACTCCTGCCGACCCGTTCGATCTGATGGAGGCGAATGCGACTGATCATGCCCCGCGGACGACTACCCGTGCAGCGGGGCCGGATTCGAGTGAGCCGGGTGTCGAGCATCATGCCGGATGAGCAGGAGCTCAGGCGCGAGGTGAAGCAGGACACCATGACGGCGATGCTTCAGGACATGGTGCCTCCCACGGGATCCGCTCCGCCCTGGACATTCCCATCAGACTTGATTCCGGCGCCGGCGCAGGCCTGGACTTCTACTCCACCAGCCCGAACACGTTCGACGAAAAGGGCATCTCTGTCGCCTAAGGTTCGCGCGTGACGCCTCGCGCTCGCTTCACCTAGGCAGTCTCTCCTCCCCCCGCCGGCTGCCTCCTGTCCCCGGGCGGACTCGCTCGTCGACCGGGTGTACGCGTCAGGCGTTGATCTCGTCCTCGACGAGGCGGGCCAGATTCCGAAGGAAACGTTCGTCGTGGCCGGAGAAATCGCGGGGCTTCTGATCGATGACGCACAGGGTCCCGACGATCCACCCGCCCGGACCGCGCAAAGGATGGCCGGCGTAGAAACGGATGAAGGGCTCCCCCACGACCAGAGGGTTGGTGCTGAAGCGATCATCCTCGAGTGCGTCCGTGACGATCAGCGGCCCTGCGCTACGGATCGTCGCGTGGCAGAACGTGATCTCCCGGGGCAGGTTCTGCTCAACCGGTCCGATCACGGACTTCAGGAACATGCGCCGGTCATCGAGCAGCGCAACGATCGATGAGCTGACCCGGAAGTACTCTGTCGCCTGCTGCGTGTACCGATCGAACCGGGCCTCAGGAACGGAATCCAGCAGCTGCGTCCTGTCCAGCGCGGCCAGACGCTCCGTCTCCTGCTCCCCGGCGCTGAACAGGAACGCACCGGCGGCACCGAGTCCCTTGCGTGAGTCCTCGACCGAAGCGTCAGCGTCATCCTCGGCATCGAAGGGCACCCGCAGGTGCACCGCTCTCGACTCGAGCAGCTCGTTCGTGGCCTCCGCGAGGAGGTTCCGCTCCAACGGCGGAAGCACCAGCAGGCCGGCAAGATACGACTGGACCTCGAACAGCGAGATGCAGCCGCCCAACCCGTAGTACCGCACCCACACGTCCTCGACACCCACATGCGCCTCGGAAAGCGCGAACGTCGTCATCTTGACCTGTACCTGTCCATCCACAGCGACCTCCGCGGTCATCATCACCCAGCACCCGCACCGCCACCGGCATCGCTCACCCGAGACCCACAATCATCAGCGCACTTAGTAGTTCAGGCTACCGCCTCCTCGCCGATCACGACGATCACGGCGGACGGGCAGACCGCCCGAGGTACCTTCGGCGGGTCGAGTGGCGGCGGAAGTACGGCACCATCGACGGCGCCGTCTACTGAATGACAGGACCGATCGCAGTACCGCCTGTCTCCAACGCTTCGTTCACGTGAGCATTCAGCCCGGCTGCGGCTGACCACCGGGACGAGGATCTGCTTGAGGACCTGAGGACCTGAGGGACGACAAGGACTAGGGCTCGGGGTGCCCGCCATACCTCGAGTTGTACCCCGACGAACCGGCAGGCAACTGCTGATGAACGGCCTTGGCCTGCGGGCGATCCTTCACCTCACTGCCTGCCGTTATCGGGCAGTCTCCCATCGGAGACGAGGTTCGCTGCCACGAGGGCCATTCCCATCCCGCTGTCCCTGCTCGCCGCGACCAGGAGCGCTTGCGCCTCATCCGAGGAGATCCCATAGCGCTCCATGAGGATCCCCTTCGCCTGGCCGACCACATCCCGGGTTTCCATCATCCGCGCCATGTCGGTCAGGCGCCGGTTCATCTCGGTCAGGCGCTCGACCACCTGTTCCAATGCCGGAATCGCGTCGAAGCCCAACTCCTGATCCCCCTGATGTTCCACCCTGTGACCCTTCGCCTCGTGAGACCGCGACGTTCGATTCCCCGTGGAAGCACCATCGCACGGCGACAGTGCATAGGAAAAGAAGAAACCGCGCTCTCAGTTCTCTTGCAGTACACCGGATCACGGCATGTGCGCATCATGGTGGCGCCGCCGGCCGTCTCCAGCGAGGGAAATGATAGCCCTGACCGAGATTCCACCCGGCATCCCGACTCACGATGGCCGAGCGATCCGGCTGTCCACGGAAGTCACCCGCTGAGCGCATCAGGCCACTGCGCTTCCCGCCGAAGGCCACAATCAGCAAGAATCGGCGACTCCTGGGACGGCGTCGACCCATCCGCGCCACCGTGTCCGACCACGTGCCCGGCTACGAGAAGACATTCTTGGATGCCGAAGACGACCCGGACCCCGCCGTCATCATGCAGGTCCTCCGCGAGCGCATCCGCTGGTTCCAGGACCGCGCCATCCCTGGCGATGACGTTGTTCTCCGCAGCCACGCGGCACGTCGTGCCGGTGCGGCCAGGAAGCAGAGACGTCAAGACGTGCTTACAGGTATGCGGGGGCTACAGCGAAAACAGCAGTCAGGACTTGCCGTTGGTGCTGGGAAACCTCGTGCATCAGCCGCGGTGCGTTGTCGTAGGGAACGACGTCGGAGATCAGGTGCTTGCGGATCACATCGCCGTGGGAGCGGAGTAATCTGATGGTTTCAGCGGAGAGCCGTGCACGGTCCCACTGTCCCGTCAGGCCTCGGGGGACCCTGCCGATCTGCGCGCAACGAAGGACCAGTCCGTTGTGATGGAACTCCTCGCCGAGGCGCACGGCCTCCGCTCCGCTGGTATAGAAGGCCAGATCGATGATGCTTCCCTGAGGGCGGGCGGCACGGAGGGCGGCATGGAGTGCTTCGGGACGCCCACGGCATTGGAACACGACGTCCGCTCCCCGATCTGCTGGGCCATGGCGCCACCGTTCTTTCAGTAGCTTGCCGGGATCATCGTCCAGGTCCAGAGCAGGGAAACCCAGGTCTGCTGCCACCTGGCGGCGGCGGGGGTCGGAGTCTGCGACGGCAACCTCGCGTGCGCCGAGGGACCGGGCGAACAGTGCAGTGAGGAGCCCGATGGGACCGGCTCCGGTGACCAGCACCTGACGTCCGTCCACGCCGTCGGCAAGACGGCGGACCATGCCGCCGGTTGCCTCCGCTGCCGCATGCAGCAGACCGTTGGCGCAGATCGGCCCGAGGTGTGCCACGAAGACGCCCAGCAGCGGATCAAGATCCTTGCCCAGTAGCACCAGATGCTCATTGAGCGGATCCGCCACATGCATAGTGGCATGCCCGTACGCGCAGGCGAGGACGTCTCCCTCTGAAAATGCAGGAGTTCGCGATTCCGCTACCCGGGCGACTTCCATGTAGCCGAGCCTGCGGATCGGGTAGGCAGTGCCGGCGGAGTGCGGCAAGAAAAGGCCTAGGTCGGGATCCAGTCGAGACCGGAGCCCCGGGTGGTCCCCTTTCACAAAGGCAAGTTCCGTGCCCGCGGACAGGCCGGTGACGAGGGTTTCGAGCAGCAGCCCACCCTCGGGAACCTCAGGCAGCTGCTCCTCGATAATTTCCAGGGAGCCAGGTGCCCGGATGACGAGGTTGCGGCGGCGCCTCACACTCTTGCCCCGTGGACCGCGGACCGCTCCTGAGGCAGCCTCACCGGCAGCCCGGTGCGGGCCGATTCAGCGATGGCGCAGCCAAGCCGATGACTGCGCAGGGCCTCAGCATAGGGAGTGCGTGTGGCCTCCCGTTCACCTCGGACGGCTTCGATGAATTCCCGGTCCACCGTTGCCCGTGGATCCTCCGCGCTTTCCAGATCCGTTCGTGACGCGCCGTCGAAGCTGCTGAGGCCGGTTTCGGATACCTCCAGGTACAAACCACGGCTCACCGTATGTAAAGCGGCCCGGTGTTTAGCGGCCAGCACGGATGTCGCGGCCAGCGTGGCCACCGCTCCGGAGGCAAAGCGCATCGTAGCGGCCGTAGCGTCGTCGACGTCATCGGATTCCTCGCCGGCCCTGCCCGCTGTCTGCAGGTCGATGGCCGACGCACTTCGGACACC is a window encoding:
- a CDS encoding zinc-binding dehydrogenase, encoding MRRRRNLVIRAPGSLEIIEEQLPEVPEGGLLLETLVTGLSAGTELAFVKGDHPGLRSRLDPDLGLFLPHSAGTAYPIRRLGYMEVARVAESRTPAFSEGDVLACAYGHATMHVADPLNEHLVLLGKDLDPLLGVFVAHLGPICANGLLHAAAEATGGMVRRLADGVDGRQVLVTGAGPIGLLTALFARSLGAREVAVADSDPRRRQVAADLGFPALDLDDDPGKLLKERWRHGPADRGADVVFQCRGRPEALHAALRAARPQGSIIDLAFYTSGAEAVRLGEEFHHNGLVLRCAQIGRVPRGLTGQWDRARLSAETIRLLRSHGDVIRKHLISDVVPYDNAPRLMHEVSQHQRQVLTAVFAVAPAYL
- a CDS encoding ANTAR domain-containing protein, whose product is MEHQGDQELGFDAIPALEQVVERLTEMNRRLTDMARMMETRDVVGQAKGILMERYGISSDEAQALLVAASRDSGMGMALVAANLVSDGRLPDNGRQ
- a CDS encoding GAF domain-containing protein is translated as MDGQVQVKMTTFALSEAHVGVEDVWVRYYGLGGCISLFEVQSYLAGLLVLPPLERNLLAEATNELLESRAVHLRVPFDAEDDADASVEDSRKGLGAAGAFLFSAGEQETERLAALDRTQLLDSVPEARFDRYTQQATEYFRVSSSIVALLDDRRMFLKSVIGPVEQNLPREITFCHATIRSAGPLIVTDALEDDRFSTNPLVVGEPFIRFYAGHPLRGPGGWIVGTLCVIDQKPRDFSGHDERFLRNLARLVEDEINA